A genomic window from Methanobrevibacter sp. TLL-48-HuF1 includes:
- the gatE gene encoding Glu-tRNA(Gln) amidotransferase subunit GatE produces MDWEKLGLKMGLEIHQQLNTKHKLFCPCKTELVDEDYNEIVERNLRPTQSELGEIDRAALQESLRGLNFKYESYNHHTCLVESDDEPPHSLNKEALEICITIAALMNMHIVDEFHTMRKQVIDGSNTGGFQRTGLAATDGYLDTPYGRVTIESLGLEEDAARRIETTEDYTEFRLDRLGIPLAEITTDPSMHHPDQVREVAYMIGQVLRSTNVKRGLGTIRQDLNISIEKGARVEIKGVQNLDLMSEIVENEVQRQLALIEIKEELNKRNAQVLEEIHDLDSLFENTESKILSQAESIKAVVLKGFSGLIGKEVQPGRRFGTEIASYAKKRGVSGIFHSDELPAYGITQDEVNSVKDYLNIGSQDAFIIVAHDEDIAISALEEVKRRANLGFEGVVEETRKSLDDGNTEYMRPLPTANRMYLETDIPLFKISDELVEPIKNNLPELPDVKKERIIKEYNLSEDLASQLVKRLEADVFEEILADVKVDPTPVASLLAYDLREIKREGLDIDILTTQHLKDIFQLLADSKIAKDSITKLTTCVIQSPNEEIKTTAENNNLTLLSQEDVTKIIEDIVNKNESMVKERQMGAMGPLMGMSMKKLKGKADGSIVNKIVRQSIQKML; encoded by the coding sequence ATGGATTGGGAAAAATTAGGACTTAAAATGGGACTTGAAATTCATCAGCAATTAAATACAAAACATAAACTCTTTTGTCCTTGTAAAACTGAATTGGTTGATGAAGATTACAATGAAATTGTTGAGAGAAACTTAAGGCCAACACAAAGTGAACTTGGTGAAATTGACAGAGCTGCACTTCAGGAGTCTTTACGTGGCTTAAACTTTAAATATGAATCTTACAATCATCATACCTGTCTTGTAGAAAGCGATGATGAACCGCCTCACAGTTTAAATAAAGAAGCTCTTGAAATCTGTATTACAATAGCTGCATTGATGAATATGCATATTGTAGATGAATTCCATACAATGAGAAAACAGGTTATTGACGGAAGTAATACTGGAGGATTCCAAAGAACAGGACTTGCTGCAACTGACGGTTATCTTGATACTCCTTACGGCAGAGTAACTATTGAAAGTTTAGGTCTTGAAGAAGATGCAGCTAGAAGAATTGAAACTACCGAAGATTATACTGAATTTAGATTAGACAGATTAGGTATTCCTCTTGCAGAAATTACAACAGATCCATCTATGCACCATCCTGATCAAGTTCGTGAAGTTGCATATATGATTGGTCAGGTTTTAAGAAGTACCAATGTAAAAAGAGGTCTTGGAACAATCAGACAGGATTTGAATATTTCAATTGAAAAAGGAGCTCGTGTTGAAATTAAAGGTGTTCAAAATCTTGATTTGATGAGTGAAATCGTAGAAAATGAAGTTCAAAGACAACTTGCATTAATTGAAATAAAAGAAGAGTTAAACAAAAGAAATGCTCAAGTACTTGAAGAGATTCATGATTTGGACAGCTTATTTGAAAATACTGAATCCAAAATATTATCTCAAGCAGAATCTATAAAAGCAGTTGTATTAAAAGGTTTCAGTGGACTTATTGGAAAAGAAGTTCAGCCAGGAAGAAGATTCGGTACTGAAATAGCAAGTTATGCTAAAAAACGTGGAGTTTCCGGAATATTCCATAGTGATGAACTACCTGCATATGGCATTACACAAGATGAAGTAAATTCTGTAAAAGATTATTTGAATATTGGTTCTCAAGATGCATTTATTATTGTTGCACATGATGAAGATATAGCTATTTCAGCATTAGAAGAAGTTAAAAGAAGAGCCAATCTTGGATTTGAAGGAGTTGTTGAAGAAACCCGTAAATCTTTAGATGACGGAAATACAGAATATATGAGACCACTTCCTACAGCTAACAGAATGTATCTGGAAACAGATATTCCATTATTTAAAATAAGTGATGAATTAGTTGAACCAATTAAAAATAACTTGCCTGAACTTCCAGATGTTAAAAAAGAAAGAATTATTAAAGAATATAATTTAAGTGAAGATTTAGCTAGCCAACTAGTTAAAAGATTAGAAGCTGATGTCTTTGAAGAAATATTGGCTGATGTAAAAGTAGATCCAACACCAGTAGCTTCTCTTCTTGCTTATGATTTAAGAGAAATTAAAAGGGAAGGTCTTGACATTGATATTTTAACTACACAACACTTAAAAGATATTTTCCAACTTTTAGCTGATTCCAAAATAGCTAAAGACAGCATTACCAAATTAACAACTTGTGTAATACAGTCACCTAACGAAGAAATCAAAACAACAGCTGAAAACAATAATTTAACTTTACTTAGCCAGGAAGATGTTACCAAAATCATTGAAGACATTGTTAATAAAAATGAATCTATGGTTAAAGAACGTCAAATGGGAGCTATGGGTCCTTTAATGGGAATGAGTATGAAAAAACTTAAAGGTAAAGCTGACGGAAGTATTGTTAATAAAATAGTCAGGCAATCTATTCAGAAAATGTTATAA
- a CDS encoding ferredoxin family protein, producing MADVSYPIIHKEECKGCGRCVLGCSQNVIKIGSELNKAGYRYAYYSGEGCSGCRDCFLTCPEPLAIEVYVYTKKEEDND from the coding sequence ATGGCTGATGTATCATATCCAATAATACACAAAGAAGAGTGTAAAGGCTGTGGGAGATGTGTTTTAGGATGCTCCCAAAATGTTATTAAAATAGGTAGTGAGCTCAATAAAGCAGGATATCGCTATGCATATTACAGTGGCGAAGGTTGCAGTGGATGCAGGGATTGTTTCCTTACATGTCCAGAACCATTAGCTATTGAAGTTTATGTATATACTAAAAAGGAGGAAGACAATGACTAA
- a CDS encoding 2-oxoacid:acceptor oxidoreductase family protein — protein MDEKSLAPKNLEDYELSIRKRPESIYPSFPRKGETNQTTTHYCAGCGHGIIHKLIAECMDELGIQERCVMISPVGCSVFAYYYFNCGNVQTAHGRAPAVATGISRAEDNAIVMSYQGDGDLASIGLNETLQAANRGEKIAVFFVNNTVYGMTGGQMAPTTLVGEKTVTCQTGRDPDYAGYPTHMCELIDSLKAPVFIERVSLATPLKIRLAKYAIKQALTIQKEGKGYSFVEILSPCPTNLKQDAKGVQDFLENQMEKEFPVKNFRNELKDRKPIIRPENDYTIDSLDKIFNVDRSEDSTYCESTGMEPVTIKVTGFGGQGVLSAGLTIAQAACSEGKHVSWYPSYGPEQRGGSSNCSIVISDETIGTPVVEDIDILIALNKPSLEKFASDVKENGTIIYDSRIGDVEVDKNVNIVKVPSIEIAEKFGNTRTANTALIGVLMELKKTLAPESYENAIKHMFASKPKVIDVNIDVLKAGAKWVKDNS, from the coding sequence ATGGATGAAAAAAGTTTAGCACCAAAAAACTTAGAAGATTATGAATTATCAATACGTAAACGTCCTGAGTCAATTTATCCGTCTTTTCCAAGAAAAGGTGAAACAAACCAGACTACCACACATTACTGTGCAGGATGTGGACATGGAATTATTCATAAATTAATTGCAGAATGTATGGATGAACTTGGAATACAAGAAAGATGTGTTATGATTTCCCCAGTAGGCTGTTCAGTATTTGCTTATTACTATTTCAACTGTGGAAATGTACAAACAGCTCATGGAAGAGCACCTGCAGTAGCTACAGGTATCTCAAGAGCAGAAGATAATGCAATTGTAATGAGTTATCAGGGAGATGGAGATTTAGCATCTATCGGTTTAAATGAAACATTGCAAGCAGCAAACAGAGGAGAAAAAATAGCAGTGTTCTTTGTAAATAATACTGTTTATGGTATGACTGGTGGACAAATGGCACCAACTACTTTAGTTGGAGAAAAAACTGTTACCTGCCAAACCGGAAGAGATCCTGATTATGCAGGATATCCAACTCATATGTGCGAATTAATTGACAGCTTAAAAGCACCAGTATTTATTGAAAGAGTTTCACTAGCTACTCCTTTAAAAATCAGACTTGCAAAATATGCTATTAAACAGGCATTAACTATTCAAAAAGAAGGAAAAGGATATTCATTTGTAGAAATATTATCTCCATGTCCTACTAACTTAAAACAAGATGCAAAAGGTGTTCAGGACTTCCTTGAAAACCAAATGGAAAAAGAATTCCCTGTTAAAAACTTCAGAAATGAATTGAAAGACAGAAAACCAATTATAAGACCTGAAAATGATTACACAATCGACTCTCTAGACAAAATATTCAATGTAGACAGAAGCGAAGACTCCACTTACTGTGAAAGTACTGGTATGGAACCTGTAACCATCAAAGTAACAGGATTTGGAGGGCAAGGTGTTTTAAGTGCAGGCCTTACAATAGCTCAGGCTGCCTGTAGTGAAGGCAAACACGTTTCCTGGTATCCAAGTTACGGACCTGAACAAAGAGGAGGAAGCTCAAACTGTTCTATTGTAATTTCTGATGAAACCATAGGAACTCCAGTTGTAGAAGATATTGATATTCTTATTGCTCTAAACAAACCGTCTTTAGAGAAATTCGCCAGTGATGTTAAAGAAAATGGAACTATTATTTACGATTCACGTATAGGTGACGTTGAAGTTGATAAAAACGTTAACATAGTCAAAGTTCCTTCAATTGAAATAGCTGAAAAATTCGGAAACACAAGAACTGCCAATACTGCTTTAATTGGTGTTTTAATGGAATTGAAGAAAACATTAGCACCAGAATCCTACGAAAATGCTATTAAACATATGTTCGCATCTAAACCAAAAGTTATTGATGTAAATATTGATGTTTTAAAAGCTGGAGCAAAATGGGTAAAAGACAACTCTTAA
- a CDS encoding NAD-dependent epimerase/dehydratase family protein, protein MKNKNIIITGGLGFIGSHIADELIENNKVTIIDNLSSGKVENLKNPSHKNLTIIKNNLNDVNLDEILIDTDYIFHLAAMASVPLSVNDPIKCNDNNVNSTIKLLTAAKNQNVKKVIFSSSSAVYGNNTNTPLKESELMTPTSPYAASKATCELYLQAFKESYGLKSIALRYFNVFGPKQDKNSQYAAVIPNFIDAILNNKNPIIYGDGQQTRDFIYVKDVAKANISAAKSNYTQPVNIATGKKLTINRLYEIIANSLDSDLKPIYVDKRKGDITHSIANIDKMSKINFKSDYSNFEKQINKTIQWFKEN, encoded by the coding sequence ATGAAAAATAAAAATATAATAATAACTGGAGGACTTGGTTTTATAGGTTCACACATTGCAGATGAACTAATTGAGAATAATAAAGTTACCATAATAGATAATCTTTCTTCAGGAAAAGTAGAAAACTTAAAAAACCCCTCTCATAAAAATTTAACCATAATAAAAAATAACTTAAATGATGTAAATTTAGATGAAATACTCATCGACACAGATTACATATTTCACCTTGCAGCTATGGCTAGTGTTCCATTAAGTGTAAATGATCCAATTAAGTGTAATGATAATAATGTAAATTCAACCATTAAATTACTAACTGCTGCAAAAAACCAAAATGTGAAAAAAGTAATATTTTCATCATCTTCAGCAGTTTATGGAAACAATACAAATACTCCTTTAAAAGAAAGTGAATTAATGACACCAACTTCACCTTATGCAGCATCTAAAGCAACTTGTGAATTATATTTGCAGGCATTTAAAGAAAGTTATGGTTTAAAATCAATAGCTTTAAGATATTTTAATGTATTTGGACCAAAACAAGATAAAAACTCCCAATATGCTGCAGTAATCCCTAATTTTATTGATGCAATACTTAATAATAAAAATCCAATAATTTACGGAGACGGTCAGCAAACAAGAGATTTCATATATGTAAAAGATGTTGCAAAAGCAAATATATCTGCAGCAAAATCAAATTATACACAGCCAGTGAATATTGCTACAGGTAAAAAGTTAACAATAAATAGATTATATGAAATAATTGCCAATTCTCTGGATAGTGATTTAAAACCAATATATGTTGATAAAAGAAAAGGAGATATTACTCATTCAATAGCCAACATTGATAAAATGAGTAAAATTAATTTCAAATCTGATTATTCTAACTTTGAAAAACAAATTAATAAAACCATACAATGGTTTAAAGAAAATTAA
- a CDS encoding AMP-binding protein: MTSLIEDYVNKVDFDSYEDFNKNFKITYPDNYNFGFDVIDKYAEIDPEKIALIWTNDEEEKHTFTFSDVKKYSNKIANFFTKKGIKKGDKVMLTLKNRYEFWFTMVALHKIGAVAIPATHMLKLHDIDFRIKNANVKLIVTVEEDKLIPDYEEAQKELGIDLVKCVIERDIDGWINFNKAIEQESDEFERPTGDNEVLADDISLIYFTSGTSGLPKMVAHKQTYGLGHIPTAKYWQKVEEDGLHHTAADTGWGKAVWGNFYGQWIAGTGIFIYDYDRFNGIKLLEKVIENKVNTFCAPPTIYRFLIKENIKGYDFSNMHHVTTAGEPLPPEVSKRFKEISGLRIKEGFGQTETVLIIGTFDWLDAKLGSIGKPSPLFDVKLLNENDEEVDIGQEGEICIDVSHDISPGLFKEYYKNPEKQAAQWHDGFYHCGDTAWRDEDGYFHFIGRNDDIIKSSGYRIGPYEVESAVLSHESVSNCAITAYPDEIRGQIVKATIILQPGYEGSEELKKEIQNHVKRVTAPYKYPRLIEFVDKIPETISGKIRRVEIRNNDNKKE; encoded by the coding sequence ATGACATCATTAATTGAAGATTATGTAAATAAAGTTGATTTTGACTCATATGAAGATTTTAACAAAAATTTCAAAATAACATATCCTGACAATTATAATTTCGGGTTTGATGTAATCGACAAATACGCTGAAATAGACCCTGAAAAGATTGCTTTAATCTGGACAAACGATGAAGAGGAAAAACATACTTTCACCTTTTCAGATGTTAAAAAATACAGTAATAAAATTGCAAACTTTTTTACTAAAAAAGGCATTAAAAAAGGCGATAAAGTAATGCTTACCTTAAAAAACAGATACGAATTCTGGTTTACCATGGTTGCATTACATAAAATCGGAGCAGTAGCTATTCCTGCAACCCACATGTTAAAACTTCATGATATTGACTTTAGGATAAAAAATGCTAATGTCAAACTTATTGTAACAGTTGAAGAAGACAAATTAATTCCAGATTATGAAGAAGCACAAAAAGAACTAGGAATTGATTTAGTAAAATGTGTAATTGAAAGAGACATTGACGGATGGATTAATTTTAATAAAGCTATTGAACAAGAAAGCGATGAATTTGAAAGGCCGACTGGAGACAATGAAGTACTTGCAGATGACATCTCACTAATTTATTTCACATCAGGGACAAGTGGACTTCCTAAAATGGTAGCTCACAAACAAACTTATGGATTAGGACACATCCCAACAGCTAAATATTGGCAAAAAGTTGAAGAAGATGGCCTACACCACACAGCAGCAGATACAGGATGGGGAAAAGCGGTCTGGGGAAACTTCTATGGACAATGGATTGCAGGAACTGGAATTTTCATATATGATTATGACAGATTCAATGGTATTAAACTACTTGAAAAAGTTATTGAAAATAAGGTAAACACTTTCTGTGCACCTCCAACAATATACAGATTTTTAATTAAAGAAAATATCAAAGGATATGACTTTTCAAACATGCATCATGTAACAACAGCTGGAGAACCTTTACCTCCCGAAGTATCAAAAAGATTTAAAGAAATATCCGGTTTAAGAATTAAAGAAGGATTTGGTCAAACTGAAACAGTATTGATTATTGGAACTTTTGACTGGTTAGATGCAAAATTAGGTTCTATTGGAAAACCAAGCCCATTATTTGATGTTAAATTATTAAATGAAAATGATGAAGAAGTTGATATAGGTCAGGAAGGTGAAATCTGTATTGATGTATCTCATGATATAAGTCCAGGATTATTTAAAGAATATTACAAAAATCCTGAAAAACAAGCTGCACAATGGCATGACGGTTTCTACCATTGTGGAGATACTGCTTGGAGAGATGAAGACGGATACTTCCATTTCATAGGAAGAAATGACGATATTATTAAAAGTTCAGGATATCGTATTGGACCTTATGAAGTAGAAAGTGCAGTATTATCTCACGAATCAGTAAGTAACTGTGCAATTACTGCATATCCTGATGAAATAAGAGGTCAAATTGTAAAAGCTACAATTATATTACAACCAGGATACGAAGGTTCTGAAGAGCTTAAAAAAGAAATTCAAAATCATGTAAAAAGAGTTACAGCTCCCTATAAATATCCAAGATTAATTGAATTTGTAGATAAAATTCCGGAAACAATAAGCGGAAAAATAAGAAGAGTAGAAATAAGAAATAACGATAACAAAAAGGAATAG
- a CDS encoding helix-turn-helix domain-containing protein, with the protein MFTLNEYNKDIGNRVKELRELSDITIQDFAEELDIDETMYKQYENGEVDIPASFLCEIANKFQVDLGLLLTGEETRMNIFDVTRANKGISVERRKEYKYENLCTKFIDKKAEIFIVTVDPKEDTVPSLNSHPGQEFNYVLEGSLKLYIHNNEITLNKGDSIFFDSSHRHAMVALNNEKAKFLAIIM; encoded by the coding sequence GTGTTTACTTTGAATGAATATAATAAAGATATTGGTAACAGAGTAAAAGAATTGAGAGAACTCTCCGATATTACAATTCAAGACTTTGCAGAAGAATTAGATATTGATGAAACAATGTACAAACAATATGAAAATGGTGAAGTAGACATACCAGCAAGTTTCTTATGTGAAATTGCAAATAAGTTTCAAGTTGATTTAGGTTTACTTTTAACTGGTGAAGAAACTAGAATGAATATTTTCGATGTTACTCGTGCAAATAAAGGTATTTCAGTAGAAAGAAGAAAAGAGTACAAATACGAAAACTTATGTACCAAATTCATTGATAAAAAAGCTGAAATTTTTATTGTAACTGTTGATCCAAAAGAAGATACAGTTCCTTCATTAAATAGCCACCCTGGACAGGAATTTAACTATGTCCTTGAAGGTTCTTTGAAACTTTATATCCACAATAATGAAATTACATTAAACAAAGGAGATTCAATATTCTTTGATTCAAGCCATAGACATGCTATGGTTGCACTTAATAATGAAAAAGCTAAATTTTTAGCTATAATAATGTAA
- the trxB gene encoding thioredoxin-disulfide reductase, with product MKTYDIIIVGAGPGGLTAGIYAGRQGTKTLILDKGLAGGIGREVPLMENYPGFDTISGFELVEKMKLQCMKFVELHENEIVKNIEKNEDKFLVTTHKDEYCGKTIILATGSSHKHLEIPGEEEYLGKGVSYCATCDGLFFKDKDVIMIGGGNSALQEAIFLDNVGCNVTIIHRRDKLRAQQYLQKEIKERNINVIYDTTAEEIKGNTFINSVILKNVKTDEYHEFKTQGVFVSIGYEPHNKLAKKLNVKLNENGEILTDKHQRTNIDHIYSAGDICGGLRQWVVACGEGAIAATSAYEDIHQSK from the coding sequence ATGAAAACTTACGATATAATCATAGTTGGAGCAGGTCCTGGAGGACTGACTGCCGGAATCTATGCAGGCAGACAGGGAACCAAAACATTAATTTTAGATAAAGGATTAGCTGGAGGAATTGGCCGTGAAGTTCCACTAATGGAAAATTATCCTGGATTTGACACTATTTCCGGTTTTGAATTAGTTGAAAAAATGAAACTGCAATGTATGAAATTTGTTGAATTGCATGAAAATGAAATTGTAAAAAACATAGAAAAAAATGAAGACAAATTTCTTGTTACAACCCATAAAGATGAATACTGCGGAAAAACAATAATTTTAGCTACTGGAAGCTCACACAAACACTTGGAAATTCCTGGAGAAGAAGAATATTTAGGTAAAGGAGTCAGTTATTGTGCTACCTGTGACGGATTATTCTTTAAAGATAAAGATGTTATAATGATTGGCGGTGGAAATAGTGCACTGCAAGAAGCTATTTTCTTAGACAATGTCGGATGTAATGTTACCATCATTCACAGAAGAGACAAACTAAGAGCACAGCAATATCTACAAAAAGAAATTAAAGAAAGAAACATTAATGTTATTTACGATACAACAGCTGAGGAAATAAAAGGAAACACATTCATAAATTCCGTAATTTTAAAGAATGTTAAAACTGATGAATATCATGAATTTAAAACCCAGGGAGTTTTTGTTAGTATAGGATATGAACCCCATAATAAGTTAGCTAAAAAATTAAATGTTAAATTAAATGAAAATGGGGAAATACTCACAGATAAACACCAAAGAACAAATATTGACCATATTTATTCAGCAGGAGATATATGCGGCGGTTTAAGACAATGGGTTGTAGCATGTGGAGAAGGTGCAATAGCTGCAACTTCTGCATATGAAGATATACACCAATCAAAATAA
- a CDS encoding 3-methyl-2-oxobutanoate dehydrogenase subunit VorB yields the protein MTNQMVKGNTAVIIGAMYAGCDCFFGYPITPASEILHEASKYFPMVNRNFVQAESEEASINMIYGGASTGHRVMTASSGPGISLMQEGFTYLAGAELPAVIVDIMRAGPGLGNIGPEQGDYNQVVKGGGHGNYKNIVLAPNSVQEMCDLTIKAFELAHKYRNPVVVLADGTLGQMAEPLEFPKEAIEPTIDESWAVRGNKDTMENLVTSIFLDFDQLEDFNFEIQEKYAKIAENEVEYEDYKLDDAEIVLVSYGISSRVARSAVDVSREKGLKVGLLRPITLSPFPEEKIKELGDKGVNFISVEMSNGQLLEDIQLAALRKENTYLVNRMGGNLIELKQVLKKIYEIAGIDEDLPKGTSEKGKTGKYIID from the coding sequence ATGACTAATCAGATGGTAAAAGGAAACACTGCAGTTATCATTGGAGCAATGTATGCTGGATGCGATTGTTTTTTCGGATATCCTATTACTCCTGCAAGTGAAATTCTTCACGAAGCATCAAAATACTTCCCAATGGTAAATAGAAACTTTGTTCAGGCAGAAAGTGAAGAAGCTTCAATTAATATGATTTATGGAGGAGCTTCAACTGGACACAGAGTTATGACTGCATCCTCAGGACCTGGAATAAGCTTAATGCAAGAAGGATTTACCTATTTAGCTGGTGCAGAACTGCCAGCAGTAATCGTTGACATTATGAGAGCGGGACCTGGATTAGGTAATATCGGACCTGAACAAGGAGATTATAATCAGGTAGTTAAAGGTGGGGGTCATGGAAATTATAAAAACATAGTTCTAGCTCCAAATAGTGTACAGGAAATGTGTGATTTAACTATAAAAGCATTTGAATTAGCCCATAAATACAGAAATCCTGTTGTTGTACTTGCTGATGGTACTCTTGGACAAATGGCTGAACCTTTAGAATTTCCAAAAGAAGCTATTGAACCTACCATAGATGAATCCTGGGCAGTACGTGGAAACAAAGACACAATGGAAAATTTAGTTACTTCTATTTTCCTTGATTTTGATCAATTAGAAGACTTCAACTTCGAAATTCAAGAAAAATACGCTAAAATAGCTGAAAATGAAGTTGAATACGAAGATTACAAACTTGATGATGCTGAAATTGTTTTAGTATCTTATGGAATCAGCAGCAGAGTAGCTAGAAGTGCAGTTGATGTTTCCCGTGAAAAAGGATTGAAAGTTGGACTTTTAAGACCTATTACATTATCACCATTCCCAGAAGAAAAAATTAAAGAACTTGGTGACAAGGGAGTAAACTTTATTTCTGTAGAAATGAGTAATGGTCAACTATTAGAAGATATACAATTAGCTGCTTTAAGAAAAGAAAACACTTACCTTGTTAACAGAATGGGTGGAAATTTAATTGAACTTAAACAAGTTCTTAAAAAGATTTACGAAATAGCTGGAATCGATGAAGACTTACCAAAAGGTACTTCTGAAAAAGGAAAAACAGGAAAATATATTATTGATTAA
- the ehaA gene encoding energy-converting NiFe hydrogenase A subunit EhaA: MFNLNMMHSCVYNGAYGLANIGISNFDVALCYIVAIVVSIIVALILRVPLLPSKPYMYSFDVSALYPTPIMAMGILSLFFVLGYTFIYNGLVLSVVIGVLTALFVKYLFYEVFPKPLQDNEEEAS; the protein is encoded by the coding sequence ATGTTTAATCTTAATATGATGCATTCATGTGTTTATAATGGTGCTTATGGCCTTGCAAATATTGGTATTTCTAATTTTGATGTTGCATTATGTTATATTGTAGCAATTGTAGTATCAATTATAGTTGCTTTGATTTTACGGGTTCCATTATTGCCAAGTAAACCATATATGTATTCTTTTGATGTAAGTGCGTTATATCCCACTCCAATAATGGCTATGGGTATTCTTTCACTTTTCTTTGTTTTAGGTTATACATTTATCTACAATGGATTAGTGTTGTCTGTAGTTATTGGTGTGTTAACTGCATTATTTGTGAAATATTTATTTTATGAAGTATTTCCAAAACCTTTACAAGATAATGAAGAGGAGGCCAGCTAA
- the gatD gene encoding Glu-tRNA(Gln) amidotransferase subunit GatD → MTYKEIAKKYLESNGITIGDTIKINKEDISYEGILLDRSEDSEDGYLVLKLDSGYNVGVAIENTQAELIQKGDKPNIGYGAEDVAHDSSKQDISIISTGGTVSSIIDYRTGAVHPKFTAADLIKANPELLDYANYNVKALYNILSENMQPKYWVEAAKSIANDISDGSDGVVIAHGTDTLHYTAAALSFMLKTPVPIVITGAQRSSDRPSSDANINLIDSVVAAKSDIAEVSVCMHGSLNDSYTYLHKGTKVRKMHTSRRDTFRSINYEPIAKIKQHVMDINPNYKYTKRNENKLEVNSAVEEKVGLIKSFPGICEELIDYHIDKGYKGLVIEGTGLGHVPDKLIAPLARAHDENIPVVMTSQCLYGRVNMNVYSTGREILNAGVISGRDMTPETAYVKLSWVLGQSDDIDEVTKLMNENIAGEFNEKSSIKYFLN, encoded by the coding sequence ATGACATATAAAGAAATAGCTAAAAAATACTTGGAAAGCAATGGAATTACCATAGGAGATACCATTAAAATTAATAAAGAAGATATCTCCTATGAAGGTATCTTATTAGACAGATCAGAAGATAGTGAAGACGGATATTTAGTTTTAAAATTAGATAGTGGATATAATGTTGGTGTAGCTATTGAAAATACTCAGGCTGAATTAATCCAAAAAGGTGATAAACCAAATATAGGTTATGGAGCTGAAGATGTAGCTCATGATTCATCAAAACAGGATATTTCAATAATATCCACCGGAGGAACTGTTTCTTCAATTATTGATTATAGAACCGGAGCAGTTCACCCTAAATTTACAGCTGCAGATTTAATTAAAGCAAATCCTGAACTATTAGATTATGCCAATTACAATGTTAAAGCTCTGTATAATATTTTAAGTGAAAATATGCAACCTAAATATTGGGTTGAAGCTGCCAAATCAATAGCTAATGACATATCTGATGGTTCTGACGGTGTTGTAATAGCTCACGGTACCGATACATTACACTACACTGCTGCTGCATTAAGCTTTATGTTAAAAACACCAGTTCCAATTGTAATAACTGGAGCTCAAAGAAGTTCAGACAGACCATCCAGTGATGCTAATATAAACCTTATTGATTCTGTAGTAGCTGCAAAATCAGATATTGCTGAAGTTAGCGTTTGTATGCATGGCAGTTTAAATGATTCCTATACATATCTTCATAAAGGTACTAAAGTTCGTAAAATGCACACTAGTCGTAGAGATACATTTAGAAGTATTAATTATGAACCAATAGCTAAAATTAAACAGCATGTTATGGACATTAACCCTAATTACAAATATACAAAAAGAAATGAAAATAAATTGGAAGTTAACAGTGCTGTTGAAGAAAAAGTAGGACTTATCAAAAGTTTTCCCGGAATTTGTGAAGAGCTTATTGACTACCATATCGATAAAGGATATAAAGGTCTTGTTATTGAAGGAACCGGTCTTGGACATGTCCCTGATAAATTAATAGCTCCTTTAGCTAGAGCACATGATGAAAATATTCCTGTTGTTATGACTTCCCAATGCCTGTATGGCAGAGTAAATATGAATGTCTATTCTACAGGACGTGAAATATTAAATGCAGGAGTTATCTCTGGAAGAGATATGACACCTGAAACTGCTTATGTAAAATTAAGCTGGGTTTTAGGTCAAAGCGATGATATTGACGAAGTTACAAAACTAATGAATGAAAATATAGCTGGAGAATTTAATGAAAAGTCTTCAATTAAATATTTCTTAAATTAA